Below is a genomic region from Medicago truncatula cultivar Jemalong A17 chromosome 3, MtrunA17r5.0-ANR, whole genome shotgun sequence.
TTCCTTTGAGAAGTACTTGTCATCAAACTTGTCGACATTAACCGAAGAAATATCTACTTTGGTAGATGTGCCGATAACATAAGCTTGATTCACACGTCTCAAGGGGACTCCGTTAATCTTGAATGGACCTAAGGTAATGAGAATGAACAAATGAAGATTGGTTAGAGATGAGTGGAGGCTAAAGTAGATGTTAAAGGATGAGTATCAACATAATCGTGTCTTCATAAAATGCAACAAAGGCATTTGCAAGagtattttgaaaaagataCATTGCTGAAGTGCACTGCtgaaaaagaaacaacataACTCAGGTGCAATCAGGCAAAAACCTTAACTCAATAATCATGTCTGTGAAGCATAATTAAATATAGCTtaaagtaaaatgaaaatgagcatGACCTATATGAACATGAATTAAGTAGGTGCATCCAAACACTGAAAAATATTTGTCGAAATATAAATCTATATTCGTACTAACAGAAGCAAAAGTTCTTTGTCAAATGTAAAAACAGTacatcaaattacaataactcatAATACAACAAGcaaatatatatagttatttaCAACAAATCTAAGGCAATAACATAAAATGCTGgacaaaatatgtttatttctTAAACCAATAATTACCGGTAACGAGAAGAAGTCCAGAAGGAAGCTGCTTGAGAAAcacaactctctttcccttaaatCTTCCTGCAAGAAGAATCAACACTGTACCAGGAGTAATTGAAGCCCTGAAAACAAAACCAGAAATGAACGCTACGGGATAAAATCACAAATGAATCTAATAAATAAGAATGACTGAATAAAGGGATAAAATCTCTCTACATCCAAGTCAAATCCTAAACATAAGGAAACCAAACCAATGCAAAACCCTCCaactataaaaaaaagggtttggCTACTCAAGTATCTTAACACATAGCTCTGCAAGAAAAGAACGCTTACGTAAGCGTCGGAGTGCCTTCTGCAAACATACTACCAAGAGCCAAATGCCCACTAATTCCTTGACAGAACACGAGGTTTTAAGAATCTAAGAAGATAACTTTACTTTTCATAACATAGGAAATAAAAAAGTACAAATTTGTTATATATCTAGATGATTGAAatcttttacgtttttttttttaattgacaaATTTATTCACGACGAGCAAATGCAAGAAGCACCACAAACTCGCGGACAAAAGGGGAAAAAATACAAAGAGGTGCCGCATATATATGGAACACCAAAATTCGATTAAAAAAAACCCACCAAAAGCCTTGGAAACAAGCTGTGATGCCGGCGTATACATGTAACAGACTACACGCATACCCTTGCCTCACACCCGAACCCAAAAAACAAGCACCCCAAACCGCACAAACCGCAAAGCAGCTGCTGCCCCTGTTGCTGTCACAGCAAAAAACAGCTTAGCAGAAGCTGTGACAGCATTACAATTCCGCCCAAAACACCACAGGAAAAGAAACAGATAATAGACAGCTGCCACACATAAGACTCCCACGCAAATAGCACCAAAAAACCAAGGCCAAAGGCTCTAAAATATCGAAACAGCAAGAGACACCAGACTGTTGAGACATTAGGGCCGCACCACTTTTACTCTTCTAACATATTATAACATATCTGAAGCATGAAATCAAATTGAGTAGACAGGGAAACTAAAAATCTGATGCCAGATAAACCATTGATCACAAAGGAATCTTATAGTGTTCAAACTACTTAAATGTATGACCAAATTGGAAATTAAACTGTTCTAACTTCTTGAATGTATGATTAACTTAGGTTATAGCGGAGAACAAACAAAACTCAAAGTCATCTGCAAAAGATTACTAAATGCTAAATACTTGAGAAGCCAAGAATTAAGGTTATTTACTCTTCTCTTATCAATTAAGGTTTACAATAATCAATTGTTACTGTATTTCAGAAATAACCATACACAAGTAGTATTTCTAGCTAAAAAGTGAAAACAGAACAATCAATCCAATCGCAAAAAccaaactttaaaattaaattactaCTAACAATACAATTGAGGCCCCTCGAATAGTTATCTTAATTCACAGCTAAAAACAAACTGAGTTATGTCACATTTAATTCATGGGACAGAACCTATAAAACACAAGACACAGACATCAAACACCACACAAATACATAGGTGTCTCGATAGAAATGAACGAACCTGAGCTTAGTGGGCTTTGGCCTGTGCTTGTTGCGGAGTGGCTTCTTCACGTCGTCGGCAGGGTAAAACTTAGGTGGCTTCTCGACCGGAGCTGCAGGCTTAGCGACGGGATCGTGACGAGGGAAAGCTCCGCCGTGCTTAGCCTTGATAGCCCATAGACCACGTTTGTGGTACATAGCAGATCTCGAGTATTTCCCGATACCCCTTATCAATTCAGGGTTACGGCTCACTCTTGCTGTTCTTTGCTTCGGCGCCATTGCTGAAAGCTGCTACTGCTCTATGCCTCCCTCCCTCTGTCTAAAACCTAGTTGAAGACGATGATGCTTCAAAGCATAGCT
It encodes:
- the LOC11445274 gene encoding 60S ribosomal protein L6, giving the protein MAPKQRTARVSRNPELIRGIGKYSRSAMYHKRGLWAIKAKHGGAFPRHDPVAKPAAPVEKPPKFYPADDVKKPLRNKHRPKPTKLRASITPGTVLILLAGRFKGKRVVFLKQLPSGLLLVTGPFKINGVPLRRVNQAYVIGTSTKVDISSVNVDKFDDKYFSKESQKKTKKGESEFFEADKEDKKVLPQEKKDDQKTVDAGLLKAIDSVPDLKTYLGARFSLKAGVKPHELVF